The genomic stretch AGATAATTAGTCAATAATGGTGGGGATGATGTGATTTATCTTGATAATGCAGCGACAACCTGGCCTAAGCCGGAAGAAGTTTATCTGGCGGTAGATACCTGTCTGCGCGGAATTGGCGGTAATCCTGGACGAGGCGGACATGGTAACGCTAGAATGGCCGGTCATATTCTGTATCAAGCAAGAGAAGCCCTTGCTCAACTGCTTAATATAAAACAGCCGACAAATATTATTTTCACCTATAATGCTACCGATGCATTAAATACAGCAATTTTAGGGTCATTAAAAGCCGTTGATCATATTGTGACAACTTCAATGGAACACAATGCCATAGCCAGACCGCTACGAAGTTTGGAAAAATGCGGCACTAACCTGACGGTTGTCGTAAGCGACAAACAAGGCAGGACGGATTTATCGGCTGTCGAACAGGCGTTAAAGACCGGCGCAAAAGCTGTAGTTATGAGCCACGCCTCGAATGTTACCGGAACAATTATGTCCATTGCTGAAGTCGGGGCTATGGCAGTGCAATACGGCAGTCTCTTTATTGTTGATGCTGCCCAAACTGCCGGGGTAGAAATGATTGACGTTGAGCAAATGAATATAGATATGCTGGCTTTTAGCGGTCATAAAGGACTCTTTGGTCCGCAGGGGACAGGCGGACTGTATGTTAGACCCGGCGTTGAGATCAGCCCGCTAAGGTATGGCGGGACGGGAAGCCTTTCTGAATTAGATATTCAGCCGGAGTTTCTGCCGGACCGACTGGAAAGCGGCACGCCCAATACACCCGGAATTGCCGGTCTCTTAGCCGGTGTTAAGTTTATTTTGAAGACTGGGCAGGAAAATATTCGTGTTAAGGAATTAGAACTTGCTAAAAAGCTGATTGACGGTTTGAATAATATTCCCGAGGTAGAAGTTTACGGTCCAATCAGCACTAACGATAGGACTGCTGTTGTTTCATTTAATATTGAGGGCATGGACGGCGGTGAGGTTGCTCACCTTTTAGACAGTGAGTTTGAAATTGCCTGTCGAGCCGGTTTGCATTGTGCGCCGTGGGCTCACCGGACAATTGGTACGATTAATACGGGGACTGTTAGGTTCAGCCCCGGGTATTTCAATAGTAAAGAAGATGTTGATAATGCACTAGCTGCAGTTAATGCACTTGGTAGAAGGAGAAGATTTAAATGACAGGCACGTTGGTAAATGTCGTTGCGGTATTGATTGGATCGGGCATTGGCCTAATGCTGAAGCGGGGGATTCCGGACAAATACCAAGCAACCATAATGCAGGGGATAGCGTTGGTAGTTGGTTTGATTGGTTTGCAAATGGCGTTTAAGACACAAAATATGCTTGTTGTTATAATTAGTATGGCTCTAGGGGGAATAATCGGCGAAGCAATTAATATTGATAAAATGCTTAAAAAAGCCGGTGATCGGCTGTCAGAGCGATTGGGCAGTAAATACGGCGATGTCGGTAGGGGGTTTGTTACTGCCAGTTTGGTATATTGCGTCGGTGCAATGGCAGTAGTCGGTTCAATTCAAGAAGGATTAACCGGAGACACAAGTACCTTATTTGCTAAATCTGCTCTTGATGGATTAACGGCAATTATCTTTGGTTCAAGTATGGGAATAGGGGTGGCATTTTCAAGTATTTCCATTTTTGTGTATCAAGGTACGCTGACATTATTAGCTATGGCCTTTGGCAATATATTGCCGGACAGTTCGGTCACCGAAATGACGGCAGTCGGCGGGTTGTTGATTGTCGGTATATGCCTCTTAATGTTGGAAATCAAAGAGATTAAGGTTGCAAATTTGTTGCCTGCTATTCCTGTCGCGGCTGTGATTGCTGCTTTTTGGCCAATGTAATTATTTTATCGCTTGAAAGGTGAGAGAGAATCATGGAGTATTTAACGCTGTTCTCAACTCTGGTTATGGGGAATCTGCAATATGTCCTATTAGGCATGACAGTTATGATACTGTTAGCACTAATTATTTTTATTAATATAAATATCAAAATGGCAAAGATGAACCGCCGCTATCGTAAAATGATGCAGGGTATGGAAGGGGTAAATATTGAGCGCCTGCTAATGGGGCATATTGATGAGGTTCGGCAGACAGTAGCCAAAGTTGAGCAGCTTTCAGCAGCTTGCAGTCAGATGGAGAATATCTCAAAGTCTTGTGTTCAGAAGATGGGAATTGTTAGATTCAATGCCTTTGAAGATACTGGGAGTGATCTCAGTTATGCCGTTGCTTTACTCGACGGAAATAATAATGGCGTTATATTATCTAGTATTTTCGGACGGAGTGAATCACGATCATATGCGAAACCAGTGGTAGACGGGCAATCTTCATACTTTTTAACAAATGAGGAGAAACAAGCCTTGGAATTGGCTATGAAAAAAAATAATCCAAGCTAGCAGGTGTATACCAAAATTTGCCGAATATATGGTGCTGTAAGCCTTTTTGCTTGTTAGGAGGTTGGATTTTGGACGATAAAAAATCTGCACCAGATAGGCGAGAGTATACCTTAATGTTTGTGCCACATAACGGCCAGGCTATCCGCAGTATAAAAATACCGATTAAAGCAATTAAAGTAGTATCAGGCCTAATCTGCCTCTTATTAGTAGTTGGAGCCGGCTTTGGATTAAAGTATACTGCTACAATTAGGGCAGCCTATGCCGAAAGAGCCGAGTTAGAGGCTCTTCGCCAAACAAATGGGGCTCAGCATCAGCAGCTTGAACAATTAACTCAGGCCACGGCGGAATTACAGCGCGATATGGATCGGCTGAACATTCTTGATACTGAAATTCGCCGCATGGTAAACGCTGACGAACAGCCTGAGGTCTCACGGTCTGGGGTTGTCAGACCGAATATTTCTAATGGCGGACAAGGTGGACCTATTGTCAAACCATCCTTAAATGAACTTAATGATTATGTTGCAAATCTTAAAGATCAGATTAAATATCGCGAAGAAAGTCTAACTAACCTGCGGGAGATCCTAATCGAACGAAACGCTAGGTTCAACGCCACTCCTTCATTATGGCCGGCTAGCGGTGAAGTAACATCACGCTTTGGCTGGCGGAGTTCACCATTCGGTGGAGGCAGTGACTGGCATCCTGGTATTGATATAGCCAATAGTACAGGAACCCCGATTATTGCTACAGCAGCCGGTGAGGTTGTTCACAGCGGCTGGTACAGCGGGTACGGGAAAATGGTTAAGATTGACCATGGTAACGGCATAGTTACTCTTTATGCTCACAATTCGCAAAATAATGTG from Veillonellaceae bacterium encodes the following:
- a CDS encoding DUF4446 family protein, giving the protein MEYLTLFSTLVMGNLQYVLLGMTVMILLALIIFININIKMAKMNRRYRKMMQGMEGVNIERLLMGHIDEVRQTVAKVEQLSAACSQMENISKSCVQKMGIVRFNAFEDTGSDLSYAVALLDGNNNGVILSSIFGRSESRSYAKPVVDGQSSYFLTNEEKQALELAMKKNNPS
- a CDS encoding aminotransferase class V-fold PLP-dependent enzyme, which translates into the protein MIYLDNAATTWPKPEEVYLAVDTCLRGIGGNPGRGGHGNARMAGHILYQAREALAQLLNIKQPTNIIFTYNATDALNTAILGSLKAVDHIVTTSMEHNAIARPLRSLEKCGTNLTVVVSDKQGRTDLSAVEQALKTGAKAVVMSHASNVTGTIMSIAEVGAMAVQYGSLFIVDAAQTAGVEMIDVEQMNIDMLAFSGHKGLFGPQGTGGLYVRPGVEISPLRYGGTGSLSELDIQPEFLPDRLESGTPNTPGIAGLLAGVKFILKTGQENIRVKELELAKKLIDGLNNIPEVEVYGPISTNDRTAVVSFNIEGMDGGEVAHLLDSEFEIACRAGLHCAPWAHRTIGTINTGTVRFSPGYFNSKEDVDNALAAVNALGRRRRFK
- a CDS encoding DUF554 domain-containing protein produces the protein MTGTLVNVVAVLIGSGIGLMLKRGIPDKYQATIMQGIALVVGLIGLQMAFKTQNMLVVIISMALGGIIGEAINIDKMLKKAGDRLSERLGSKYGDVGRGFVTASLVYCVGAMAVVGSIQEGLTGDTSTLFAKSALDGLTAIIFGSSMGIGVAFSSISIFVYQGTLTLLAMAFGNILPDSSVTEMTAVGGLLIVGICLLMLEIKEIKVANLLPAIPVAAVIAAFWPM
- a CDS encoding peptidoglycan DD-metalloendopeptidase family protein gives rise to the protein MDDKKSAPDRREYTLMFVPHNGQAIRSIKIPIKAIKVVSGLICLLLVVGAGFGLKYTATIRAAYAERAELEALRQTNGAQHQQLEQLTQATAELQRDMDRLNILDTEIRRMVNADEQPEVSRSGVVRPNISNGGQGGPIVKPSLNELNDYVANLKDQIKYREESLTNLREILIERNARFNATPSLWPASGEVTSRFGWRSSPFGGGSDWHPGIDIANSTGTPIIATAAGEVVHSGWYSGYGKMVKIDHGNGIVTLYAHNSQNNVREGQQVEKGEVIAYMGSTGWSTGSHVHYEVRVNGTAVNPANFL